A window of the Diceros bicornis minor isolate mBicDic1 chromosome 30, mDicBic1.mat.cur, whole genome shotgun sequence genome harbors these coding sequences:
- the LOC131394171 gene encoding olfactory receptor 7A17-like, translated as MAPRNQTHVLKFILLGLSEEAVLQPFIFWLFLFMYLVTFIGNLLIILAIITNSHLHTPMYFFLSNLSISDICFISTIVPKMLLNTQTQSQVITCEGCLIQMYFFMIFEGLDSILLTVMAYDRFVAICHPLHYTVIMNPKVCGILLLASWLLSALDSLLHGLMILQLYFCTELEIHHFFCELTQVVQLACSDIFLNDLVMYFASGLLGVVPLTGILFSYSKIVASILRISSAMAKYKAFSTCVSHLSIVSLFCGTGIAVHLCSAVTQNSRASAIASVMYTVVTPMMNLFIYSLRNKDIKQALRKLFS; from the coding sequence ATGGCACCAAGAAACCAAACACATGTTTTAAAGTTTATCCTCTTGGGACTTTCAGAAGAGGCAGTGCTGCAGCCTTTCATCTTTTGGTTGTTCCTGTTCATGTACCTGGTCACCTTCATTGGGAACCTTCTCATTATTCTGGCAATTATCACAAACTCTCACCTCCAcacacccatgtacttcttcctctccaatctgTCCATTTCAGATATCTGTTTCATATCCACCATAGTCCCAAAGATGTTGCTGAACACCCAGACACAGAGTCAAGTTATCACCTGTGAAGGCTGCCTCATCCAGAtgtattttttcatgatttttgaAGGATTAGACAGCATCCTCTTGAcagtgatggcctatgaccggtTTGTAGCCATCTGCCACCCCCTGCACTACACAGTCATCATGAACCCCAAGGTCTGTGGCATCCTGCTTCTGGCATCTTGGTTATTGAGTGCTCTTGACTCTTTGTTACATGGCTTAATGATTTTGCAACTCTATTTTTGTACAGAGTTGGAGATCCATCATTTTTTTTGTGAACTTACTCAGGTGGTCCAACTTGCTTGTTCTGACATCTTCCTCAATGATCTAGTGATGTATTTTGCAAGCGGACTTCTGGGTGTTGTTCCACTCACTggtattcttttctcttactCTAAGATTGTAGCCTCCATTTTGAGAATTTCATCAGCAATGGCCAAGTATAAGGCATTTTCCACATGTGTGTCTCACCTCTCAATTGTCTCCTTGTTCTGTGGTACAGGCATTGCAGTGCACCTTTGTTCAGCTGTTACCCAAAACTCCAGGGCAAGTGCAATAGCTTCAGTGATGTACACTGTGGTCACACCCATGATGAATCTCTTCATTTATAGTCTTAGAAACAAGGACATAAAACAGGCCCTCAGAAAACTCTTCAGCTGA